The following coding sequences are from one Paenibacillus sp. JDR-2 window:
- a CDS encoding DUF423 domain-containing protein, which produces MQTFVVLGCILMAAAVAIGAFGAHALKSRIEPDKLKVYETGVQYHIIHALGLIGVGLLADRYPDSGIIVTGGWLLAVGIVLFSGSLYVLSLKRVRLLGPVTPLGGLSFIVGWVLIAIGVL; this is translated from the coding sequence ATGCAGACGTTTGTTGTGCTGGGTTGTATTTTGATGGCCGCAGCGGTAGCCATTGGCGCGTTTGGCGCGCATGCGCTGAAGAGTCGAATCGAACCGGACAAGCTGAAGGTGTATGAGACCGGCGTGCAGTATCACATCATTCATGCGTTAGGATTAATTGGCGTTGGTCTGCTCGCGGACCGTTATCCGGATTCCGGCATCATCGTAACGGGAGGCTGGCTCCTGGCGGTGGGGATTGTATTGTTCTCCGGAAGCCTCTACGTGCTCAGCCTAAAAAGAGTGCGTCTGCTTGGTCCGGTCACGCCGCTTGGCGGCTTGTCCTTTATTGTGGGCTGGGTGCTCATTGCGATTGGCGTGCTGTAA
- a CDS encoding VOC family protein: MSIIGLSHIAIQAKDYEATIAFYTKVLGFKVGHHWSLPSFQIKDASMLISPDGRTCLEIFDNDAVIPAQGKKAQSEDEVAHGALLHLAFYVNNAEEMYAKALAHGAKAYVEPASLTLGVPPLIVTNALVHSPNGEVIEFIEDVDFDMSGKV; the protein is encoded by the coding sequence ATGAGCATTATCGGGTTGTCCCATATCGCCATTCAAGCGAAAGATTATGAAGCAACGATTGCCTTCTATACAAAAGTGTTGGGGTTTAAGGTGGGCCATCACTGGAGTCTGCCGTCTTTTCAAATCAAGGACGCTTCCATGCTGATCTCGCCCGACGGCAGAACCTGCTTGGAGATTTTCGATAACGACGCGGTTATCCCTGCCCAGGGGAAAAAGGCGCAATCGGAGGATGAGGTCGCTCACGGGGCCTTATTACATCTGGCCTTTTACGTGAATAACGCTGAAGAGATGTATGCGAAAGCATTGGCGCATGGCGCAAAAGCTTACGTCGAGCCGGCGAGCTTAACCCTAGGAGTGCCGCCGCTTATCGTCACAAACGCGCTTGTTCATAGCCCAAACGGAGAGGTTATCGAGTTTATTGAGGACGTTGATTTCGATATGTCCGGCAAGGTTTAG
- a CDS encoding DUF2277 domain-containing protein, with protein MCRNIKTLYNFDPPASDEEIQAAALQFVRKLSGFNTPSKANEEAFHLAIGEVAEAARKLLGSLVTNAEPRNREVEIERARIRNAKRFGNGSE; from the coding sequence ATGTGCCGAAATATTAAGACGCTGTATAATTTCGATCCGCCGGCATCCGATGAGGAAATTCAGGCGGCAGCGCTCCAGTTCGTCCGCAAGCTGTCAGGATTCAACACGCCGTCTAAGGCGAATGAGGAAGCGTTCCATCTAGCGATCGGGGAGGTCGCGGAGGCGGCGCGCAAGCTGCTCGGCTCGCTGGTCACGAATGCCGAACCGCGCAATCGCGAGGTCGAGATCGAGCGCGCGCGGATTCGAAACGCAAAGCGCTTTGGCAACGGTTCCGAGTAG
- a CDS encoding Lrp/AsnC family transcriptional regulator, whose product MAEYAMDEVDRRIMQLLQLNARMPVSQISKEVSMSQPSVKERIMKLEEKGVISGYSAVLNLRNLNRGTTTFILFKTEQCQEFVDFCETAMEVTDLYRISGEYNYLIKVQTASIEELALFQDSLTGIGVSKSHISMKNIIENRILL is encoded by the coding sequence ATGGCGGAATATGCAATGGATGAGGTGGACCGAAGAATTATGCAGCTGCTTCAGCTCAATGCGCGAATGCCTGTATCTCAGATTAGCAAAGAGGTATCCATGTCTCAGCCGTCCGTGAAGGAAAGGATTATGAAGCTGGAGGAGAAAGGGGTAATTTCCGGGTATTCGGCGGTATTAAACCTACGGAACCTGAACAGAGGGACAACGACGTTTATCCTTTTTAAGACCGAGCAATGCCAGGAATTCGTTGATTTTTGCGAAACGGCCATGGAAGTAACCGATTTATACCGCATCAGCGGGGAGTATAACTATCTGATCAAAGTGCAAACCGCATCCATCGAAGAGCTTGCTTTGTTTCAGGACAGCCTTACGGGGATAGGCGTATCGAAGTCACATATCAGCATGAAAAATATTATAGAGAACCGGATTTTGCTGTAA
- a CDS encoding MFS transporter, with protein sequence MKIIQSTAAEWRGWSRNIRLFFLSNMLYQFGMGLFSVLYNLYIHELGYPDAMSGTVVGMQSLATAICFIPIGLFGDRISRKRLLVIGALCSGIVLAGRSLFESESSLVTMAVLTGIFATVFQVLAIPFLADNVDKKDRLRIFSIYSAFVLAAQVAGSLGGGVISDVLQDAGVSTLLSFKLVLLAGSIATIGAFVPLQAMRESKRRTDSAAEKLNQPVAASPPAPVNKELRFIAAFAAVELLIGIGSGLVIPYLNLYFTNRFEVSLSGMSFLLSLGQVMTIFSMLIGPTLASRVGQVKAIVIFQTLSLPFLLITGFTNMLLVASVSFLFRQALMNAANPLLSATLMNRVSARSQSLANSVMQTAFMMGWATMGPVQSHIIASHGYYWGYAITFSITGCLYVTASLLFLVLFREKRKKLAR encoded by the coding sequence ATGAAAATCATTCAGTCTACCGCAGCGGAATGGAGAGGCTGGTCCCGTAATATCCGTCTCTTCTTCCTGTCGAACATGTTATATCAATTCGGTATGGGCTTGTTTTCCGTACTCTACAACTTATATATCCACGAGTTAGGCTACCCCGACGCCATGAGCGGGACGGTCGTCGGCATGCAGTCTCTCGCTACGGCGATCTGCTTTATTCCGATCGGCCTGTTTGGCGACCGCATCAGCCGCAAGCGGCTGCTTGTTATCGGCGCCTTATGCAGCGGCATCGTATTGGCCGGACGTTCGCTGTTCGAATCAGAGAGCAGCCTGGTTACAATGGCCGTTCTGACCGGGATTTTCGCGACCGTATTTCAGGTGCTGGCCATCCCTTTCCTTGCGGACAACGTCGATAAAAAAGACCGTCTGCGCATCTTCAGCATATACTCCGCGTTTGTCCTTGCGGCCCAGGTGGCCGGCAGTCTTGGCGGCGGGGTCATCTCCGACGTGCTGCAGGATGCCGGTGTAAGCACGCTGCTCTCGTTCAAACTTGTCCTGCTGGCCGGCAGTATCGCGACAATCGGAGCATTCGTACCGCTGCAGGCGATGCGGGAGAGCAAACGACGGACAGATAGCGCGGCGGAAAAGCTTAACCAACCAGTTGCTGCGTCTCCTCCCGCTCCGGTTAACAAAGAGCTCCGGTTCATTGCTGCCTTTGCCGCCGTAGAGCTGCTGATCGGCATCGGTTCCGGGCTTGTGATCCCTTACCTGAACCTGTATTTCACGAACCGCTTTGAAGTCTCGCTCAGCGGCATGAGCTTTCTGCTCTCGCTCGGACAAGTGATGACCATCTTCTCCATGCTGATTGGTCCAACGCTTGCCAGCCGGGTCGGACAGGTGAAGGCAATCGTCATCTTCCAGACGTTGTCGCTGCCTTTCCTGCTTATTACCGGCTTTACGAATATGCTGCTGGTTGCTTCGGTCAGCTTCCTATTCCGCCAGGCGCTGATGAACGCGGCAAACCCGCTTCTGTCGGCGACACTCATGAACCGGGTATCCGCCCGCAGTCAAAGCCTGGCCAACTCGGTTATGCAGACTGCCTTTATGATGGGCTGGGCCACCATGGGCCCGGTGCAATCGCATATTATCGCGTCCCACGGCTACTATTGGGGCTATGCGATTACGTTCAGCATCACGGGATGCCTGTACGTCACGGCTTCACTGCTCTTCTTGGTGCTTTTCCGCGAAAAGCGGAAGAAGCTTGCCCGTTAA
- a CDS encoding endo-1,4-beta-xylanase, with the protein MSRSLKKFVSILLAAALLIPIGRLAPVAEAAENPTIVYHEDFAIDKGKAIQSGGASLTQVTGKVFDGNNDGSALYVSNRANTWDAADFKFADIGLQNGKTYTVTVKGYVDQDATVPSGAQAFLQAVDSNNYGFLASANFAAGTAFTLTKEFTVDTSVSTQLRVQSSEEGKAVPFYIGDILITANPTTTTNTVYHEDFATDKGKAVQSGGANLAQVADKVFDGNDDGKALYVSNRANTWDAADFKFADIGLQNGKTYTVTVKGYVDQDATVPSGAQAFLQAVDSNNYGFLASANFAARSAFTLTKEFTVDTSVSTQLRVQSSEEGKAVPFYIGDILITETVNSGGGQEDPPRPPALPFNTITFEDQTAGGFTGRAGTETLTVTNESNHTADGSYSLKVEGRTTSWHGPSLRVEKYVDKGYEYKVTAWVKLLSPETSTKLELASQVGDGGSANYPSLASKTITAADGWVQLQGNYRYNSVGGEYLTIYVQSSNATASYYIDDISFESTGSGPVGIQKDLAPLKDVYKNDFLIGNAISAEDLEGTRLELLKMHHDVVTAGNAMKPDALQPTKGNFTFTAADAMIDKVLAEGMKMHGHVLVWHQQSPAWLNTKKDDNNNTVPLGRDEALDNLRTHIQTVMKHFGNKVISWDVVNEAMNDNPSNPADYKASLRQTPWYQAIGSDYVEQAFLAAREVLDENPSWNIKLYYNDYNEDNQNKATAIYNMVKDINDRYAAAHNGKLLIDGVGMQGHYNINTNPDNVKLSLEKFISLGVEVSVSELDVTAGNNYTLPENLAVGQAYLYAQLFKLYKEHADHIARVTFWGMDDNTSWRAENNPLLFDKNLQAKPAYYGVIDPDKYMEEHAPESKDANQAEAQYGTPVIDGTVDSIWSNAQAMPVNRYQMAWQGATGTAKALWDDQNLYVLIQVSDSQLNKANENAWEQDSVEVFLDQNNGKTTFYQNDDGQYRVNFDNETSFSPASIAAGFESQTKKTANSYTVELKIPLTAVTPANQKKLGFDVQINDATDGARTSVAAWNDTTGNGYQDTSVYGELTLAGKGTGGTGTVGTTVPQTGNVVKNPDGSTTLKPEVKTTNGNAVGTVTGDDLKKALDQAAPAAGGKKQVIIDVPLQANAATYAVQLPTQSLKSQDGYQLTAKIANAFIQIPSNMLANTNVTTDQVSIRVAKASLDNVDAATRELIGNRPVIDLSLVAGGNVIAWNNPTAPVTVAVPYAPTAEELKHPEHILIWYIDGSGKATPVPNSRYDAALGAVVFQTTHFSTYAAVSVFTTFGDLAKVPWAKEAIDAMASRGVIKGTGENTFSPAASIKRADFIALLVRALELHGTGTTDTAMFSDVPANAYYYNELAVAKQLGIATGFEDNTFKPDSSISRQDMMVLTTRALAVLGKQLPAGGSLNAFSDAASVAGYAQDSVAALVKAGVVQGSGSKLAPNDQLTRAEAAVILYRIWKLQ; encoded by the coding sequence ATGAGTAGATCCTTGAAAAAGTTCGTCTCGATCCTGCTCGCAGCAGCCCTGCTGATCCCGATCGGCAGACTTGCACCGGTTGCGGAAGCTGCAGAGAATCCCACCATTGTTTATCACGAAGACTTTGCAATCGATAAAGGAAAAGCCATTCAATCCGGTGGCGCCAGCCTCACTCAGGTAACAGGAAAAGTATTTGACGGCAACAATGATGGAAGCGCTTTATATGTAAGCAACCGTGCAAACACCTGGGATGCGGCTGATTTCAAGTTCGCTGACATCGGGCTTCAGAACGGGAAAACCTATACCGTTACGGTAAAAGGATATGTAGACCAAGATGCGACTGTCCCTTCCGGTGCCCAGGCCTTTCTTCAAGCGGTGGACAGCAATAACTACGGCTTCTTGGCAAGCGCTAACTTCGCAGCAGGAACCGCTTTTACGCTGACCAAAGAGTTTACGGTCGATACAAGCGTCAGCACCCAATTGCGCGTTCAATCCAGTGAAGAAGGCAAAGCCGTTCCGTTCTACATTGGAGACATTCTAATAACAGCAAACCCGACGACTACCACAAACACGGTTTACCATGAAGACTTTGCAACAGACAAAGGAAAAGCGGTGCAATCCGGCGGCGCTAATCTTGCCCAAGTTGCAGATAAAGTATTCGATGGCAACGATGACGGAAAAGCATTGTATGTAAGTAACCGTGCAAATACCTGGGATGCGGCTGATTTCAAGTTCGCTGACATCGGGCTTCAGAACGGAAAAACCTATACCGTTACGGTAAAAGGATATGTCGACCAAGACGCGACTGTCCCTTCCGGTGCCCAAGCTTTTTTACAAGCGGTGGACAGCAATAACTACGGCTTCTTGGCAAGCGCTAACTTCGCGGCAAGAAGTGCCTTTACGCTGACCAAAGAGTTTACGGTCGATACAAGCGTCAGCACCCAATTGCGCGTTCAATCCAGTGAAGAAGGCAAGGCCGTTCCGTTCTACATCGGAGATATTCTGATTACCGAAACCGTCAACTCGGGCGGTGGACAAGAAGATCCTCCTAGGCCGCCAGCGTTGCCGTTCAACACGATTACGTTCGAGGATCAAACAGCCGGAGGTTTTACTGGCCGTGCAGGCACCGAAACACTGACGGTTACGAATGAATCTAACCATACGGCGGACGGCTCTTACTCCCTGAAGGTGGAAGGCAGAACAACAAGCTGGCATGGCCCCTCCTTACGCGTAGAGAAGTACGTGGATAAAGGCTACGAGTATAAGGTGACTGCTTGGGTGAAGCTGTTGTCTCCCGAAACAAGCACCAAGCTGGAGCTTGCCTCCCAGGTCGGGGACGGCGGCAGCGCCAACTACCCAAGCCTGGCAAGCAAGACGATTACCGCAGCCGACGGCTGGGTTCAGCTGCAAGGCAACTATCGCTATAACAGCGTAGGCGGCGAATATCTGACCATTTACGTACAGAGCTCCAATGCAACGGCGTCTTACTACATCGACGATATCAGCTTTGAAAGCACGGGATCCGGTCCTGTCGGCATTCAGAAGGATCTGGCTCCACTCAAAGACGTATACAAAAACGACTTCCTGATCGGCAACGCCATCTCCGCGGAAGATCTGGAAGGAACGCGTCTTGAGCTGCTGAAGATGCATCATGATGTCGTAACCGCGGGCAATGCGATGAAGCCGGATGCCCTGCAGCCAACGAAGGGCAACTTTACCTTCACGGCAGCAGACGCCATGATCGACAAAGTACTGGCGGAAGGCATGAAAATGCACGGTCACGTGCTTGTGTGGCATCAACAATCGCCTGCTTGGCTGAATACCAAGAAAGACGACAATAACAACACGGTACCGCTCGGACGCGATGAAGCGTTGGATAACTTGAGAACGCACATCCAGACCGTTATGAAGCATTTCGGCAACAAGGTTATCTCATGGGATGTTGTAAACGAAGCGATGAACGACAATCCGTCCAATCCGGCGGATTATAAAGCCTCGCTGCGTCAGACTCCTTGGTATCAAGCCATCGGATCGGACTACGTCGAGCAGGCGTTCCTCGCCGCAAGAGAAGTGCTTGACGAAAATCCTAGCTGGAATATCAAGCTGTATTACAACGATTACAACGAAGACAACCAGAATAAAGCGACCGCCATTTATAACATGGTCAAAGACATCAACGACCGCTACGCGGCAGCTCACAACGGCAAGCTTCTAATTGACGGCGTCGGAATGCAAGGCCATTACAATATCAATACAAATCCGGATAACGTAAAGCTTTCCCTGGAGAAATTTATTTCTCTTGGCGTTGAAGTCAGCGTAAGCGAGCTTGACGTTACGGCCGGAAACAACTATACGCTCCCTGAAAATCTGGCTGTCGGGCAAGCCTATCTGTACGCCCAGTTGTTCAAGCTTTACAAAGAGCATGCGGATCATATCGCACGCGTAACGTTCTGGGGCATGGACGACAACACAAGCTGGAGAGCCGAGAACAACCCGCTCCTGTTCGATAAGAACCTGCAGGCTAAACCGGCCTACTATGGCGTTATTGATCCGGACAAATACATGGAAGAACATGCGCCAGAGTCGAAAGATGCCAACCAGGCAGAGGCCCAATACGGTACTCCGGTTATTGACGGCACCGTAGATTCAATCTGGAGCAATGCACAGGCAATGCCGGTCAACCGTTATCAGATGGCTTGGCAGGGTGCAACGGGTACGGCTAAGGCACTCTGGGATGATCAGAACCTGTATGTCCTGATTCAGGTCAGCGACTCCCAGCTCAACAAAGCAAACGAAAATGCATGGGAACAGGACTCCGTTGAAGTCTTCCTTGACCAAAACAACGGAAAAACCACCTTCTATCAAAACGATGACGGTCAATATCGGGTTAACTTTGACAACGAGACCTCCTTTAGTCCCGCAAGCATTGCAGCCGGCTTCGAGTCTCAAACCAAGAAAACGGCTAACAGCTACACCGTTGAGCTGAAAATTCCGCTCACGGCTGTGACGCCTGCCAATCAGAAGAAGCTTGGCTTCGACGTACAAATCAATGACGCAACAGACGGCGCGCGTACCAGCGTTGCCGCATGGAACGATACAACCGGCAACGGCTACCAGGATACTTCGGTATACGGCGAGCTTACGCTGGCTGGCAAAGGCACAGGCGGAACCGGCACTGTCGGCACCACCGTACCGCAAACGGGCAACGTGGTGAAGAATCCGGACGGCTCCACAACGCTGAAGCCTGAGGTCAAAACCACTAACGGCAATGCCGTTGGCACGGTTACCGGCGACGATCTGAAAAAAGCGCTCGATCAAGCAGCTCCGGCGGCAGGCGGCAAGAAGCAAGTCATCATTGACGTGCCGCTGCAGGCTAATGCCGCTACGTATGCCGTCCAACTGCCTACGCAAAGCTTAAAGAGCCAAGACGGCTACCAGCTGACGGCGAAAATCGCCAACGCTTTTATTCAAATTCCAAGCAATATGCTGGCCAATACGAACGTGACTACGGATCAAGTATCCATCCGGGTAGCGAAAGCTTCCCTCGATAACGTTGATGCCGCGACTCGCGAGCTGATCGGCAACCGTCCGGTTATCGACCTGAGCCTTGTTGCAGGCGGCAATGTGATTGCATGGAACAACCCAACTGCGCCTGTAACGGTTGCTGTTCCTTACGCGCCAACCGCGGAAGAGCTCAAGCATCCGGAGCATATCTTGATCTGGTATATCGATGGCAGCGGAAAGGCAACTCCGGTTCCTAACAGCCGCTATGACGCAGCGCTTGGAGCAGTCGTTTTCCAAACGACGCATTTCAGCACTTATGCAGCCGTATCCGTCTTCACAACGTTTGGAGACCTGGCAAAAGTACCTTGGGCCAAAGAAGCGATTGACGCTATGGCCTCCCGCGGCGTGATCAAAGGCACCGGCGAGAACACCTTCTCTCCTGCGGCCTCCATTAAGCGGGCAGACTTTATCGCTCTTCTCGTAAGAGCGCTTGAGCTTCACGGTACCGGTACTACGGATACTGCTATGTTTAGCGATGTACCGGCAAACGCTTATTACTATAATGAACTAGCCGTTGCGAAGCAGCTTGGCATCGCAACAGGCTTTGAAGACAACACCTTCAAACCGGACAGCAGCATTTCCCGTCAAGACATGATGGTGCTGACCACGCGCGCTCTTGCCGTACTCGGCAAGCAGCTGCCGGCAGGCGGCTCCCTGAACGCATTCTCCGATGCGGCAAGCGTTGCGGGTTACGCGCAAGACAGCGTGGCAGCGCTTGTAAAAGCCGGCGTCGTTCAAGGCAGCGGCAGCAAGCTTGCTCCGAATGACCAGCTGACCCGCGCGGAAGCAGCGGTTATTCTGTACCGCATCTGGAAGCTGCAATAA
- a CDS encoding carbohydrate-binding protein: MFVTGKTRRRSKLIVLPIALALSVSPLIPNGTPRAHAFEAADAKAAIEAYNNAFWDASAKYFWKTSKHDGYQDFWVEAELWELVMDAYQEATDPELKAKLRNQIDDVFDGAVVKYGQDWTNNTFNDDIMWWAMASARAYQITNDAKYLERAEYYFNYVYDTQWDDEFAGGGIWWKSDDRTTKNACINFPAAEAAVFLYNATGNAHYLDAASKIYRWSKTMLTDGNGKVFDRIETQKGPVPDATHYNQGTFIGSAVGLYQITGDKVYLDDALKGAAFTKERLVDANGLLRYEGPNGDLKGGKTILMRNLGYLQKVVNASSESKYKTFAESYNEWLAFNTDMAWNNRNAANLVDSNWAGQQLSGTFESWSSAAAVQALTSLEPQDAEQLEYAVKNPYNKVEAESFNIVNGPGMEGSIEGSMQLGGIQDGYYAAYKNVDFGSGQGASGFIARASSGTGGGQIEVRLDALDGPKVGTLNVEGTGGWNNFIDAVTVLKDEQGNTSNVTGKHDVYLVFKKTNDSYLFNLNWFKFTKTDPTRTDAYAKLQAENFASSDGLSVNSSGQFADGIHNNAYASYKDIDFGSGAAGVTLHVASGNKGGSIEVKLDSLDGPTAGVIEVPAMGSWNNWVDVTSIIDDSLAVGVHDVYLIFHGADGSDYPCNLDWFTFSQIKGTSRDAYGKLEAENFTNSVNVGTENGGNQTYLAGVYGPNNPYAMYNYVDFGDVGPTQFHVQAASATSGGTIEARIDGINGPVIATAEVSGTGGWQTFKVFDGSITAPVTGKHLVYLLFKGNDWLYNFDKFTFGDSSVFTAPTLPPDPVDDGVPPGEVENVQFTRDNSKLTVQWDGPYAMDGDVVRLKLLQSGQQVGEAAEVKRGVQSAVLSGIEADQSYTLVISAADKSGNVSKGITVEIPAVPVYSLKANGSKLAEGTVLEDDGYLSFQAGDGKTAIRSASLAFDGKTYDGNKLNIELAGHLGAKTVVIAVEDAAGNKLRKTIHIQVKTSTGSMSKLVDRYKASGEVGKSLASQLSASLKQAQHHLDKGHRDQAVKQMQDFIKQLNKAKSGDLKAQAKAVLNADAEALIAGWKK; encoded by the coding sequence ATGTTTGTGACCGGTAAGACAAGAAGAAGGTCAAAGCTTATCGTATTGCCTATTGCTCTTGCACTCTCTGTTAGTCCCTTGATTCCAAACGGAACACCCCGTGCCCATGCCTTTGAGGCAGCCGACGCGAAGGCCGCGATTGAAGCCTACAATAACGCGTTCTGGGATGCGAGTGCGAAGTACTTCTGGAAAACCTCCAAGCATGACGGCTATCAGGACTTTTGGGTGGAGGCCGAGCTGTGGGAGCTGGTGATGGATGCTTATCAGGAGGCAACGGATCCGGAGCTGAAGGCGAAGCTGCGCAACCAGATTGACGACGTGTTCGACGGCGCGGTCGTGAAATACGGCCAGGATTGGACCAACAACACGTTTAACGACGACATTATGTGGTGGGCGATGGCAAGCGCAAGAGCCTATCAGATTACGAATGACGCGAAGTACTTGGAGCGGGCGGAATATTATTTTAATTATGTGTACGATACCCAGTGGGATGACGAGTTTGCGGGCGGCGGCATTTGGTGGAAGAGCGATGACCGCACGACGAAAAATGCCTGCATTAACTTCCCCGCCGCGGAAGCTGCCGTATTCCTGTATAACGCTACTGGCAATGCTCACTATCTGGATGCCGCTTCAAAGATCTACCGTTGGAGCAAAACGATGCTGACCGACGGCAACGGCAAAGTATTCGACCGGATTGAAACGCAAAAAGGGCCGGTTCCAGATGCAACCCACTATAATCAGGGTACGTTTATCGGCTCAGCCGTAGGTCTCTATCAAATTACGGGAGACAAGGTTTATTTGGACGATGCGCTCAAGGGGGCGGCCTTTACAAAGGAGAGACTGGTCGATGCCAACGGTCTGCTGCGTTATGAGGGACCTAACGGGGATCTGAAGGGCGGCAAAACCATCCTCATGCGTAACCTCGGCTATCTGCAGAAGGTTGTTAATGCCAGCAGCGAGAGCAAGTACAAAACCTTCGCGGAGAGCTATAACGAGTGGCTGGCTTTTAATACGGATATGGCATGGAACAATCGCAATGCGGCCAATTTGGTCGACAGCAACTGGGCTGGCCAGCAGCTGTCCGGTACCTTCGAGTCGTGGAGCTCGGCAGCGGCCGTACAAGCGCTGACTTCACTGGAGCCGCAGGATGCGGAGCAGCTGGAATATGCCGTTAAAAATCCGTATAACAAGGTCGAGGCGGAAAGCTTTAATATCGTAAACGGTCCGGGCATGGAGGGCAGCATCGAAGGCTCGATGCAATTAGGCGGTATTCAGGACGGCTACTACGCGGCTTATAAAAACGTGGATTTTGGCTCGGGACAAGGTGCAAGCGGTTTCATTGCTAGGGCATCAAGCGGCACGGGCGGCGGTCAGATCGAGGTTAGGCTGGATGCTTTGGACGGTCCGAAGGTAGGAACCCTGAACGTCGAAGGCACTGGAGGCTGGAATAACTTTATTGATGCCGTTACGGTGCTGAAAGATGAGCAAGGGAATACGAGCAATGTGACCGGCAAACACGATGTGTATCTGGTATTCAAAAAGACGAATGACTCGTATCTGTTTAACCTGAACTGGTTCAAATTTACGAAGACCGATCCAACCCGGACGGACGCTTACGCGAAGCTGCAGGCTGAGAACTTTGCGAGCAGCGATGGACTCAGCGTTAATTCCTCCGGACAATTTGCGGACGGCATTCACAATAATGCGTATGCGTCCTATAAGGATATTGATTTTGGCTCGGGAGCTGCCGGCGTTACGCTGCATGTTGCCAGCGGCAATAAAGGCGGATCCATTGAGGTGAAGCTGGACAGCCTCGACGGTCCAACGGCCGGCGTGATCGAGGTTCCCGCAATGGGCAGCTGGAATAATTGGGTGGACGTAACCTCCATCATCGATGATTCGCTGGCTGTTGGCGTTCATGATGTGTACCTTATTTTCCATGGGGCGGACGGCAGCGACTATCCTTGCAATCTCGATTGGTTCACCTTCTCGCAAATCAAAGGAACGTCACGGGATGCCTACGGTAAGCTGGAGGCCGAAAATTTTACGAACAGCGTAAACGTGGGTACGGAAAACGGCGGCAACCAGACTTATCTGGCTGGCGTATACGGTCCGAATAATCCGTATGCGATGTACAATTACGTTGATTTTGGCGATGTTGGACCAACTCAGTTCCACGTTCAGGCGGCAAGCGCAACGAGCGGCGGAACCATTGAGGCCAGAATTGATGGCATTAACGGACCTGTCATCGCTACAGCTGAGGTAAGCGGTACGGGCGGATGGCAGACATTCAAGGTCTTTGACGGTTCGATTACGGCTCCGGTTACAGGCAAGCATCTGGTCTACCTTTTGTTCAAGGGGAATGACTGGCTGTACAACTTCGATAAGTTCACCTTTGGCGATTCGTCGGTCTTTACCGCACCAACCTTGCCGCCAGACCCGGTTGATGACGGGGTTCCGCCGGGAGAGGTCGAGAATGTACAGTTCACGCGCGACAATAGCAAGCTGACCGTGCAGTGGGACGGACCTTATGCGATGGATGGAGATGTCGTGAGGCTTAAGCTGCTCCAGAGTGGCCAGCAAGTTGGTGAAGCTGCGGAAGTGAAGCGTGGCGTGCAGTCGGCTGTGCTGAGCGGTATCGAAGCGGACCAAAGCTATACGCTTGTGATCAGCGCTGCGGATAAGTCGGGTAACGTATCTAAGGGTATTACAGTTGAAATCCCGGCAGTGCCAGTCTATTCTTTGAAGGCTAACGGATCGAAGCTTGCGGAAGGCACCGTGCTTGAGGATGATGGGTACTTAAGCTTCCAGGCCGGAGACGGCAAGACGGCGATCCGCTCGGCCAGCCTTGCTTTTGACGGTAAAACGTATGACGGAAATAAGCTTAACATTGAGCTCGCCGGTCATTTGGGAGCGAAAACCGTTGTTATAGCCGTTGAGGATGCGGCAGGGAATAAGCTGCGGAAGACGATTCACATTCAGGTGAAGACAAGTACCGGAAGCATGAGCAAGCTGGTTGACCGGTACAAGGCTTCGGGCGAGGTTGGCAAGTCTCTTGCATCCCAGCTTTCGGCGAGTCTGAAGCAGGCGCAGCATCACCTGGACAAAGGACATCGCGATCAGGCGGTCAAGCAGATGCAGGACTTCATCAAGCAGCTGAATAAGGCGAAAAGCGGCGACCTAAAAGCGCAAGCCAAAGCCGTATTAAATGCCGATGCGGAAGCGCTGATTGCGGGTTGGAAGAAATAA